From Natator depressus isolate rNatDep1 chromosome 7, rNatDep2.hap1, whole genome shotgun sequence, the proteins below share one genomic window:
- the RHOA gene encoding transforming protein RhoA: protein MAAIRKKLVIVGDGACGKTCLLIVFSKDQFPEVYVPTVFENYVADIEVDGKQVELALWDTAGQEDYDRLRPLSYPDTDVILMCFSIDSPDSLENIPEKWTPEVKHFCPNVPIILVGNKKDLRNDEHTRRELAKMKQEPVKPEEGRDMANRIGAFGYMECSAKTKDGVREVFEMATRAALQARRGKKKSGCLLL from the exons ATGGCAGCCATTCGGAAAAAGCTGGTTATAGTGGGTGATGGTGCCTGTGGAAAGACCTGTCTGCTGATTGTATTTAGCAAAGACCAGTTCCCTGAAGTTTATGTTCCCACAGTGTTTGAAAATTATGTAGCAGATATTGAAGTGGATGGAAAGCAG GTTGAGTTGGCCCTGTGGGATACTGCAGGACAAGAAGATTATGATCGACTTAGGCCTCTGTCATATCCAGACACCGATGTTATACTTATGTGTTTTTCAATTGATAGTCCTGATAGTTTAG aaaACATCCCAGAGAAGTGGACCCCAGAGGTGAAACATTTCTGCCCCAATGTGCCTATCATACTGGTAGGAAACAAGAAGGACTTAAGAAATGATGAGCACACACGACGGGAGCTGGCCAAAATGAAGCAG GAGCCGGTCAAACCTGAAGAAGGCAGAGACATGGCAAACCGCATTGGTGCATTCGGGTACATGGAGTGCTCTGCAAAGACCAAAGACGGCGTGAGGGAGGTTTTTGAAATGGCCACTAGAGCTGCTTTGCAAGCCCGGCGTGGCAAGAAAAAATCTGGCTGCCTTCTCTTGTAA